In Thauera aromatica K172, one DNA window encodes the following:
- a CDS encoding DNA ligase, which translates to MLLSCPLSLPLPLLFRFALGLFLGASSAVCGGTEPSFAAPPAMHAERYHDGIDPADYWVSEKLDGVRAHWDGGRLHLRSGQPISAPAWFVAALPAVTLDGELWLGRRSFDRLSGLIRRNAPDDPGWREVRYMVFDIPGAEGDFSTRVHQLRALAERAAVPWLEAVPQTRVTDLRALQRRFEEVVRGGGEGLMLHRASARWTPGRSSALLKLTPWHDAEARVLAHLPGKGRLQGLTGSLLVETPDGRRFRLGSGLSDALRRTPPPPGTLVTYRYRELTPAGLPRFPRYLRVRDLP; encoded by the coding sequence TTTTCCGTTTCGCCCTGGGCCTCTTTCTGGGCGCTTCCAGCGCCGTCTGCGGCGGCACCGAACCCTCCTTTGCCGCACCGCCGGCGATGCACGCCGAGCGTTACCACGACGGCATCGATCCGGCCGACTACTGGGTCAGCGAAAAGCTCGACGGCGTGCGCGCGCACTGGGACGGCGGCCGCCTGCACCTGCGCAGCGGACAGCCGATCAGCGCCCCCGCCTGGTTCGTCGCCGCACTGCCGGCGGTGACGCTGGACGGAGAGCTGTGGCTGGGACGGCGCAGTTTCGACCGCCTCTCCGGCCTGATCCGGCGCAACGCGCCCGACGATCCGGGATGGCGCGAGGTGCGCTACATGGTGTTCGATATTCCCGGCGCGGAGGGCGATTTCAGCACCCGCGTGCACCAGCTGCGCGCACTCGCCGAGCGCGCTGCCGTGCCCTGGCTGGAGGCCGTGCCGCAGACCCGGGTCACCGACCTGCGCGCCCTGCAGCGCCGCTTCGAGGAAGTCGTGCGCGGCGGCGGCGAAGGCCTGATGCTGCACCGCGCCAGCGCGCGCTGGACACCGGGACGCAGCAGCGCGCTGCTCAAGCTCACCCCCTGGCACGACGCCGAAGCGCGCGTCCTCGCCCACCTGCCGGGCAAAGGCCGGCTGCAGGGGCTGACCGGCTCCCTGCTGGTGGAAACCCCCGACGGCCGCCGCTTCCGCCTCGGCAGCGGACTCAGCGACGCGCTGCGGCGCACTCCGCCGCCTCCCGGCACCCTGGTCACCTACCGCTACCGCGAACTCACTCCCGCCGGCCTGCCGCGCTTCCCGCGCTACCTGCGCGTGCGCGACCTGCCCTGA
- a CDS encoding acyl-CoA dehydrogenase family protein: MHHARHRRAFGRPLIEHALMRNVLADLTLESEAALALALHLAAAVGAGGEVEGEVEGEVEDEGEPGEGAAAAATAGGSADGDATAALARARRRILTPAAKFWVCKRAIAFTAECMEICGGNGYIEDGPMPRLLREAPVNSIWEGAGNVMCLDVLRALGREPEAAVRLIDDLADGCAGEPRLVRTLHALLPALRTAAAHQWQARALAAGLVLLAQAALLRRHAPATVADSFIASRFAGAAGSTGDPLFGLLADPAAAPILLARAWQAG; the protein is encoded by the coding sequence CTGCACCACGCCCGCCACCGCCGCGCCTTCGGCCGCCCGCTGATCGAGCATGCGCTGATGCGCAACGTCCTCGCCGATCTCACCCTCGAGAGCGAGGCCGCGCTCGCCCTCGCCCTCCACCTCGCCGCCGCGGTCGGTGCCGGCGGGGAGGTGGAGGGCGAGGTGGAGGGCGAGGTGGAGGACGAAGGTGAGCCGGGCGAGGGCGCAGCGGCCGCCGCCACCGCCGGGGGAAGCGCCGACGGCGACGCCACCGCCGCCCTCGCCCGCGCCCGGCGCCGCATCCTGACTCCAGCGGCGAAGTTCTGGGTATGCAAGCGCGCGATCGCGTTCACCGCCGAATGCATGGAAATCTGCGGCGGCAACGGCTACATCGAGGACGGCCCGATGCCCCGCCTACTGCGCGAGGCTCCGGTCAACTCGATCTGGGAAGGGGCGGGCAACGTGATGTGCCTCGACGTGCTGCGCGCCCTCGGCCGCGAACCGGAGGCCGCCGTCCGCCTGATCGACGACCTCGCCGACGGCTGCGCTGGCGAACCCCGTCTCGTCCGCACCCTGCACGCCCTCCTCCCCGCCTTGCGCACGGCGGCCGCCCACCAATGGCAGGCCCGCGCCCTCGCCGCCGGCCTCGTGCTGCTGGCCCAGGCCGCGCTGCTGCGCCGCCACGCCCCGGCGACGGTGGCCGACAGCTTCATCGCCAGCCGCTTCGCCGGTGCCGCCGGCAGCACGGGCGATCCGCTCTTCGGCCTGCTCGCCGACCCGGCGGCGGCGCCGATCCTGCTGGCGCGGGCCTGGCAGGCCGGATAG
- a CDS encoding alpha-hydroxy acid oxidase, producing the protein MKLNVEDYRRAARAVLPRFVFDYVDGAAERGDCLQRNRDGLDRLTILPRVLRDTTRLDTRIEVFGETWRRPFAIAPMGFNGLTRPQGDVLLARAAAAAGVPFVLSTASNARIEAVVQPSSALNWFQLYVMRERSIAEQMVRRARRAGYRALVLTVDVPVSGYRERDVRNGFKMPFRPSPATLVNLAMRPRWLLRFIAHGMPSFVNLAEEEGSDTLKLQAALLSREMDRSLSWESVDWLRRLWDGPLLLKGVLHPDDARQARAHGVDGLIVSNHGGRQLDGAIATIGALEAVLDAVEGRLPVFVDSGFRSGLDVAKALALGARGVFLGRPLLYGLAVDGEAGAAAVLELIAGELERTMILAGARHIAELERGLLRAA; encoded by the coding sequence ATGAAACTCAACGTTGAAGACTACCGGCGCGCCGCGCGCGCGGTCCTGCCGCGCTTCGTGTTCGATTACGTCGACGGCGCCGCCGAGCGCGGCGACTGCCTGCAGCGCAACCGCGACGGGCTCGACCGTCTGACGATACTGCCGCGCGTGCTGCGCGACACCACCCGGCTCGACACCCGCATCGAAGTGTTCGGCGAAACCTGGCGGCGGCCGTTCGCGATCGCGCCGATGGGCTTCAACGGCCTCACCCGGCCGCAAGGCGACGTCCTGCTGGCACGCGCCGCCGCCGCCGCGGGCGTCCCGTTCGTGCTGTCGACGGCTTCGAATGCGCGTATCGAGGCCGTCGTCCAGCCCTCGTCCGCGCTCAACTGGTTCCAGCTCTACGTCATGCGCGAACGCAGCATCGCCGAGCAGATGGTGCGCCGGGCCCGCCGCGCCGGCTACCGCGCGCTGGTGCTCACCGTCGATGTGCCGGTCAGCGGCTATCGCGAGCGCGACGTGCGCAACGGCTTCAAGATGCCGTTCCGCCCCTCGCCCGCAACCCTCGTCAACCTGGCGATGCGGCCGCGCTGGCTGCTGCGCTTCATCGCCCACGGCATGCCCAGTTTCGTCAACCTCGCCGAAGAGGAAGGCAGCGACACCCTGAAGCTGCAGGCCGCCCTCCTCAGCCGCGAAATGGACCGCAGCCTGAGCTGGGAAAGCGTCGACTGGCTGCGCCGGCTGTGGGACGGGCCGCTGCTGCTCAAAGGCGTACTCCACCCCGACGATGCGCGCCAGGCGCGCGCCCACGGCGTCGACGGGCTGATCGTCTCCAACCACGGCGGCCGCCAGCTCGACGGCGCGATCGCCACCATCGGCGCGCTGGAAGCGGTGCTCGACGCGGTCGAAGGCCGCCTGCCGGTGTTCGTCGACAGCGGTTTTCGCAGCGGCCTCGACGTCGCCAAGGCGCTCGCCCTCGGCGCCCGCGGCGTGTTTCTCGGCCGCCCGCTGCTCTACGGGCTGGCGGTCGATGGCGAAGCGGGCGCCGCCGCGGTGCTCGAGCTGATCGCCGGCGAGCTCGAACGCACGATGATCCTCGCCGGCGCACGGCACATCGCCGAGCTCGAGCGCGGCCTGTTGCGCGCCGCCTGA
- a CDS encoding FAD-dependent monooxygenase: MHTPTTEPRPSIYYDYRVHAPWLPSAHPPQPRHKVLIVGAGPAGMVTALELARYGVPSVVANAELQVSQGSRAIVFTRRSMEILQQVGVAAHMTENGLPWRFGNSYYRGQRVFRMEAPHDPDDRFLPMLNLQQQYLEEYLLEACSASPLIEVRWGNKVTRVDQMEGYARVEIDTPAGPYTLDTDWVVAADGGRSGLRTALGLQMEGASYEGFFVIADIRIDLPLPTERLAFFDPAWNPGNTILMHREPHGIWRVDYQLPPGETPEEALRPESLKARIDAQLAMIGHAGAEWELDWSSVYSARALTLPDYVHGSVIFTGDAAHLLPIFGVRGANTAFQDAQSLGWQLAFVIQGLAGMKLLANYSAERVGAAREIIDEAGKSTRFMTPPSRGFRLLRDAVLSLSLSEAFVRPLYHWRTSRPHEYSRSMLNSAGDDNALFTAGPAHGAPPQNIRLAADDFLLDHLGGGFDLLYFTAAKAIPAPLQDVVAATRARGVALKVIAVGAPAPIAGADLTLADADGHFRRRYGIRAGGGAYLLRPDQHVCARWLTLDATRLHAALATALPQ; the protein is encoded by the coding sequence ATGCATACCCCGACCACCGAACCGCGCCCCTCGATCTACTACGACTACCGGGTGCACGCGCCCTGGCTGCCGTCCGCGCATCCGCCCCAGCCGCGCCACAAAGTGCTCATCGTCGGCGCCGGCCCGGCGGGCATGGTCACCGCCCTCGAACTCGCCCGCTACGGCGTCCCCAGCGTGGTGGCGAACGCCGAACTGCAGGTCTCGCAAGGCAGCCGCGCAATCGTGTTCACGCGGCGCTCGATGGAAATCCTGCAGCAGGTGGGCGTCGCCGCGCACATGACCGAAAACGGACTGCCGTGGCGCTTCGGCAACTCCTATTACCGCGGCCAGCGCGTGTTCCGCATGGAAGCGCCGCACGACCCCGACGACCGCTTCTTGCCGATGCTCAACCTCCAGCAGCAGTACCTCGAGGAATACCTTCTCGAAGCCTGCTCCGCCAGCCCGCTGATCGAGGTGCGCTGGGGCAACAAGGTCACCCGCGTCGACCAGATGGAAGGCTACGCCCGGGTCGAGATCGACACCCCGGCCGGGCCCTACACCCTCGACACCGACTGGGTGGTCGCCGCCGACGGTGGCCGCTCCGGCCTGCGCACCGCGCTCGGCCTGCAGATGGAAGGCGCCTCCTACGAAGGCTTCTTCGTCATCGCCGACATCCGCATCGACCTGCCGCTGCCGACCGAGCGCCTGGCTTTCTTCGACCCCGCGTGGAACCCGGGCAACACCATCCTGATGCATCGCGAGCCGCACGGCATCTGGCGCGTCGACTACCAGCTGCCGCCCGGCGAAACGCCCGAGGAGGCGCTCCGCCCCGAATCGCTGAAAGCACGCATCGACGCCCAGCTGGCAATGATCGGCCATGCCGGCGCCGAATGGGAACTGGATTGGAGCTCGGTGTACTCCGCACGCGCGCTGACCCTGCCCGACTACGTCCATGGCAGCGTCATCTTCACCGGCGACGCCGCCCATCTGCTGCCGATCTTCGGCGTGCGCGGCGCCAACACCGCCTTCCAGGACGCGCAATCGCTGGGCTGGCAGCTCGCCTTCGTGATCCAGGGCCTGGCCGGCATGAAGCTGCTCGCCAACTACAGCGCCGAGCGCGTCGGCGCCGCCCGCGAGATCATCGACGAGGCCGGCAAGAGCACGCGCTTCATGACGCCGCCGTCGCGCGGCTTCCGCCTGCTGCGCGATGCGGTGCTGTCGCTGTCGCTGAGCGAAGCCTTCGTCCGCCCGCTGTACCACTGGCGCACCTCGCGTCCGCACGAGTACAGCCGTTCGATGCTCAACAGCGCCGGCGACGACAACGCGCTGTTTACCGCCGGCCCCGCCCACGGCGCGCCGCCGCAGAACATCCGCCTGGCGGCCGACGACTTCCTCCTCGACCACCTCGGCGGCGGCTTCGACCTGCTCTATTTCACCGCGGCAAAGGCCATTCCCGCGCCGCTGCAGGACGTGGTCGCGGCCACCCGCGCGCGCGGCGTGGCGCTGAAGGTGATCGCCGTCGGCGCACCCGCGCCCATCGCCGGCGCCGACCTGACCCTCGCCGACGCCGACGGCCACTTCCGCCGCCGCTACGGCATCCGCGCCGGCGGCGGCGCCTATCTGCTGCGCCCCGACCAGCACGTCTGCGCACGCTGGCTGACGCTCGACGCCACCCGCCTGCACGCCGCCCTCGCCACCGCCCTGCCGCAGTAA